The nucleotide window CAACATGTCCCTCGCCGCTGAAACAGCGCAGTCGTCTACGCCTTCCGCCGCCCTTCCCGCCTCGCTCCCCTGGGTCACCCGCCTCGTTTCGATGGATACGGTCAGCCGCCATCCGAATCTCAGCCTGATCGAGACCGTGCGCGACGATCTGCGCGCGCGCGGCATCGAATCGACGCTCACCTATGGCCGCGACGGCAAATGGGCCAACCTGTTCGCCACGATCCCCGCGCATGACGGCGAAACGAACGGCGGCATCGTGCTCTCCGGCCACACCGACGTGGTGCCCGTGGACGGCCAAAAGTGGGACAGCGACCCGTTCAAGCCCGAGATCCGCGACGGTCTGCTTTATGGCCGCGGCACCTGCGACATGAAGGGATTCATCGGCGCGGCGCTCACGCTCGTGCCCGAGATCCAGCAGACGAAACTCGCCAAGCCCCTGCACCTCGCGCTCTCGTTCGACGAGGAAGTGGGTTGCGTGGGCGCGCCGCTCATGATCGAAGAACTCATGAAACGCGGCGTGAAGCCCGAAGGCTGCATCGTGGGCGAGCCCACGAGCATGCGCCCCATCGTGGCACACAAGGGCATCAACGCGTACCAGTGCTGCGTGCGCGGGCAGGCCGCACATTCGTCGCTCACGCCGCGCGGCCTGAACGCAATTGAGTACGCGGCGCGTCTTATCTGCCACATCCGCGACATGGCCGATGAATTCCGCGCGAACGGCCCGTTCGACGAGCTTTACGACGTGCCGTTC belongs to Paraburkholderia flagellata and includes:
- the argE gene encoding acetylornithine deacetylase, yielding MSLAAETAQSSTPSAALPASLPWVTRLVSMDTVSRHPNLSLIETVRDDLRARGIESTLTYGRDGKWANLFATIPAHDGETNGGIVLSGHTDVVPVDGQKWDSDPFKPEIRDGLLYGRGTCDMKGFIGAALTLVPEIQQTKLAKPLHLALSFDEEVGCVGAPLMIEELMKRGVKPEGCIVGEPTSMRPIVAHKGINAYQCCVRGQAAHSSLTPRGLNAIEYAARLICHIRDMADEFRANGPFDELYDVPFTTAQTSTIEGGNAINTVPAECRFAFEFRNLPTLNPDTIFARIEQYARETLVPKMQREHAAGAIEFTKIAAAPGLDATEQAAITQLVRALTADQARRKVAYGTEAGLFARAGIPSVVCGPGDIQQAHKPNEYVSLEQLAACEGFLRKLVRGMSVEGLAQ